From the Actinomadura luzonensis genome, the window CCGCGGTGCTCGCCGCCGTGGACGCGGCCGACGGCAGGCCGCTGGTGGCCGGGCACTCGGCCGCGAGCACCCTGGCCTGGCTGGCCGCCGACGCCCGGCCCGAGCGGGTGGCCAAGGTGGCGCTGATCGGCGGCTTCCCGGCCGCCGACGGAGCCGCCTACGCCGACTTCTTCGAGGTCACCGGCGGCGTCATGCCCTTCCCGGGCTGGGACCCGTTCGACGGGCCGGACTCCGCCGACCTCGACGAGCGGGCCAGGGCCGGCTTCGCGGCCGCCGCGATCCCCGTCCCCGAGGGCGTGGCCAGGGGCGTGGTGCGGCTGCGCGACGCGCGGCGCTTCGACGTGCCGGTCCTCGTCGTGTGTCCCGAGTTCACCCCCGAGCAGGCCAGGGCGTGGATCGCGGCCGGTGACGTGCCCGAGCTGGCCAAGGCCTCGGACGTCGGGTTCGCCGACCTCGACTCGGGGCACTGGCCGATGCTGACCAGGCCGCGCGAGCTCGCCCGGCTGCTCGCCGAGGCGGCCGGGCAGGGCTGAGCTCAGCCGCCCGGTCGCCCCGCCAGGGCGGCCGCCACCGAACGGGCCTGCTCGGGTGAAATTTCATAACGTGTCCACATTCAATACAGCGTTTTCCGCATTTGTCGGTTTACGCTCCCCGGCATGCATGCCAAGTCCCGGGTCCCGGCGATCCTCGCAGCGGCCGGCGTCCTCGCCG encodes:
- a CDS encoding alpha/beta fold hydrolase — translated: MDILLIAGLWLDRSAWDEVVPALEELGHRAVPVALPGQGDGATGATLDDQVAAVLAAVDAADGRPLVAGHSAASTLAWLAADARPERVAKVALIGGFPAADGAAYADFFEVTGGVMPFPGWDPFDGPDSADLDERARAGFAAAAIPVPEGVARGVVRLRDARRFDVPVLVVCPEFTPEQARAWIAAGDVPELAKASDVGFADLDSGHWPMLTRPRELARLLAEAAGQG